In Quercus robur chromosome 10, dhQueRobu3.1, whole genome shotgun sequence, a genomic segment contains:
- the LOC126701776 gene encoding annexin D5-like, giving the protein MSTLSVPPVPTSPRDDAIALYRAFKGFGCDTAAVVNILAHRDATQRALIQQEYRVMYSDDILKRLSSELSGKLETSVLLWMHDPVGRDAIVVKQGLSSETKNLQAATEVICSRTPTQIQCFKQLYHSRFGVPLEHDIEMQASGDHKKLLLAYVSTPRYEGQEFDREITAKDSKALFKAGEKKLGTDEKTFIHIFSERSRAQLAAIISAYHDMYGNSLKKAVKGETSGLFEYALLTILSCSENPARYFAKVLHKAMKGLGTDDTTLIRVIVTRTEIDMQYIKAEYLKKYKKTLNDAVHSETSGHYRTFLLSLLGPNR; this is encoded by the exons ggttTGGGTGTGACACGGCAGCAGTGGTCAATATTCTTGCCCATCGTGATGCAACACAACGTGCTCTCATCCAACAAGAATATAGAGTGATGTATTCTGATGACATTCTTAAACGCTTGTCTTCAGAGCTTAGTGGCAAATTAGAG ACGTCAGTTCTGCTCTGGATGCATGATCCGGTGGGACGAGATGCAATAGTTGTCAAGCAGGGATTAAGTTCAGAGACAAAGAATCTTCAAGCTGCCACTGAAGTAATATGTTCTCGTACACCAACCCAGATACAGTGTTTTAAACAACTATATCATTCTAGATTTGGGGTTCCCCTTGAACATGATATTGAAATGCAAGCCTCTGGAGATCATAAAAAG CTCTTGCTTGCATATGTAAGCACACCCCGTTATGAAGGTCAGGAATTTGACAGAGAGATAACTGCGAAGGATTCAAAGGCTCTTTTTAAAGCAGGGGAAAAGAAATTGGGAACTGATGAGAAGACCTTTATCCACATATTCAGTGAACGAAGCAGGGCACAATTGGCTGCTATTATTTCTGCTTACCATGACATGTATGGAAATTCACTTaaaaag GCAGTGAAGGGCGAGACATCGGGGCTTTTTGAATATGCTCTCTTGACAATTTTAAGCTGCTCAGAGAATCCGGCGAGATACTTTGCTAAG GTGTTGCATAAGGCTATGAAGGGCTTGGGGACTGATGACACCACCCTTATAAGGGTAATTGTGACAAGGACTGAGATTGATATGCAGTACATAAAAGCTGAATACCTGAAGAAATACAAGAAGACATTGAATGATGCAGTCCACTCGGAAACATCAGGCCATTACAGgacttttcttctttctcttctggGTCCCAACCGTTAG